A stretch of Paenibacillus sp. URB8-2 DNA encodes these proteins:
- a CDS encoding sigma-70 family RNA polymerase sigma factor, whose translation MSIEQEVRLAKQGDREAFIRLMRQIEQGLYNTARAMVKKDEDIADALQETILKAYKSLDTLREPGFFKTWVYRILINECNSILKRRSRSVTMEALPETQDTSDNMASVELRMAVDKLEDQQRIVVVLYYYQDMPLKQVADMLQISESAVKTRLYRARKTLFAARRPSILSLAAS comes from the coding sequence GTGAGCATTGAACAAGAAGTTCGGCTGGCCAAACAAGGGGACCGCGAAGCATTTATCCGCCTGATGCGGCAGATTGAACAAGGCCTGTACAACACCGCGCGAGCAATGGTCAAAAAAGACGAGGACATAGCGGACGCGCTGCAGGAAACGATTCTGAAAGCTTATAAGTCGCTGGATACGCTCCGGGAACCCGGATTTTTCAAAACCTGGGTTTATCGGATTCTGATTAATGAATGCAACTCGATTCTAAAAAGGCGTTCACGCAGCGTTACCATGGAGGCACTTCCGGAGACGCAGGACACTTCCGATAACATGGCTTCGGTCGAACTGCGGATGGCCGTTGACAAACTCGAAGATCAGCAGCGGATCGTCGTAGTCCTATACTATTACCAGGATATGCCGCTTAAACAGGTGGCGGATATGCTGCAAATTTCGGAAAGTGCAGTAAAAACGAGACTATACCGGGCAAGAAAGACACTGTTTGCTGCAAGACGGCCAAGCATCCTCTCGTTAGCTGCTAGTTGA
- a CDS encoding ABC transporter permease: protein MTLTALSFTLLFVAGTMLVSIWQKLGLEKDIAIGTIRSAVQLLAVGYVLQFIFHTGHIVFIILIIFFMICVASWNAAKRGKGLPGLVWRIALAVSASEMLMMGILLGLHIVKATPQYIIPISGMTIGNAMVVSGLFINQIKQEIRRSKGEIETLLSLGATAQQAMQEVRARAVKFSMIPTIDGMKTVGLVQLPGMMTGMIIAGANPIVAVRYQILIVFSFTASAAITSMLLSILIYRLFFTADLRLKL, encoded by the coding sequence ATGACATTAACTGCCCTCAGTTTCACGCTGCTTTTTGTTGCAGGGACTATGCTGGTCTCAATTTGGCAAAAGCTTGGCCTGGAGAAGGACATTGCGATTGGCACCATACGGTCAGCGGTTCAGCTTCTGGCGGTTGGATATGTGCTGCAGTTTATTTTTCATACGGGACATATTGTATTTATTATCCTCATTATTTTCTTCATGATCTGCGTAGCCTCGTGGAATGCAGCCAAAAGAGGGAAGGGATTGCCGGGATTGGTCTGGAGAATTGCGCTGGCCGTTTCCGCTTCGGAGATGTTGATGATGGGGATTCTTCTTGGTCTGCATATTGTCAAGGCTACGCCGCAATACATTATTCCGATCAGCGGAATGACGATTGGGAACGCGATGGTGGTCTCAGGGCTATTCATTAATCAGATCAAGCAGGAAATTCGGCGCAGTAAAGGGGAAATCGAGACTCTGCTGTCTCTTGGCGCCACGGCTCAGCAGGCGATGCAGGAGGTCAGGGCAAGGGCTGTGAAATTCAGCATGATTCCTACGATTGACGGCATGAAAACCGTGGGCCTTGTGCAGCTTCCGGGGATGATGACCGGGATGATTATCGCCGGAGCGAATCCGATCGTCGCCGTGCGGTATCAGATTCTGATTGTTTTTTCCTTTACCGCATCCGCCGCGATTACAAGCATGCTGCTCAGTATACTGATTTACCGGCTCTTTTTCACGGCGGATCTCCGGTTGAAGCTGTAA
- a CDS encoding ABC transporter ATP-binding protein, with product MSALFEIHNLAKYNWDNGDKASKYIFSRLSAEITEPERIALIGASGQGKSTLLRILALLDTPDEGDLLLDGASFKNTNVRLWRMAVSYVAQQAVMLPGSVEDNLRMVSKLHGLAYDSVLAAQLLKQLGLDYLDLGKQAADCSGGEKQRISLIRSLLLRPRVLLLDEITASLDINSTQKVEELLMDWHHKEETLLMWVTHDLEQARRVSNRTWVMGRGELQDHSSDSFFAEPVAVLAQKFIQPVKGSLQL from the coding sequence GTGAGTGCTTTATTCGAAATACATAACTTAGCTAAATATAATTGGGATAACGGAGATAAGGCTTCCAAGTATATATTCTCGCGTCTGTCCGCTGAAATCACCGAGCCGGAGCGAATTGCCCTAATTGGTGCTTCAGGACAAGGAAAAAGTACACTGCTGAGGATATTGGCTCTGCTGGACACGCCGGACGAAGGCGACCTGCTTCTCGACGGAGCTTCATTTAAAAATACGAATGTGCGTCTATGGAGAATGGCAGTATCCTATGTTGCACAGCAAGCGGTTATGCTGCCCGGCAGTGTGGAGGATAACTTGCGTATGGTCAGCAAACTGCATGGTCTGGCCTATGATTCTGTACTTGCGGCACAGCTCTTGAAACAGCTTGGACTGGACTATTTGGATCTTGGTAAACAAGCAGCGGATTGTTCAGGAGGAGAAAAGCAGCGGATATCCCTGATCCGATCATTGCTGCTCCGGCCGCGTGTTCTTTTATTGGATGAAATCACGGCTTCTCTTGATATAAATAGTACACAGAAGGTAGAAGAGCTTCTGATGGATTGGCATCATAAAGAGGAAACCTTATTGATGTGGGTTACCCATGATCTGGAGCAAGCCCGCAGAGTTAGTAATAGAACATGGGTGATGGGGAGGGGAGAACTGCAGGATCACAGCAGCGACTCCTTTTTTGCTGAGCCTGTTGCGGTATTGGCGCAAAAATTTATTCAGCCCGTGAAAGGAAGCCTACAGCTATGA
- a CDS encoding Lsa family ABC-F type ribosomal protection protein, giving the protein MSLINVSNLTYAYEGSYDNIFENVSFQIDTDWKLGFTGRNGRGKTTFLNLLLGKYEYSGMISANVQFEYFPFHVENKENNTLDVINDIVPDYLHWKLIRELSLLKVSEDVLYRPFDSLSNGEQTKVLLAALFLKENRFLLIDEPTNHLDINARRLVSDYLDAKSGFILVSHDRSFLDNCVDHILSINKTNVDIQKGNFSDWWENKQRQDNYELAANDKLRKDIKRLSDSSKRTGNWSHEVEKTKNGTRNSGSKVDKGYIGHKATKMMKRSKAMEQRQQSAIEERSKLLKNVESSDSLKISQLAYHKSQLAELENVSIYYGEKKVCANISFTIEQGERIALSGKNGSGKSSIIKLICGENINYTGTFRKGSQLKISYVSQDTSHLQGNLSDFARINGIDESLFKSILRKFDFSRVQFDKDISAFSGGQKKKVLIAKSLREKVHLLIWDEPLNFIDIFSRMQIEELLLEYSPTILFVEHDSEFCKNIATKIIEL; this is encoded by the coding sequence ATGTCATTAATAAATGTTTCAAATTTGACGTACGCCTATGAGGGCAGTTACGATAACATATTTGAAAACGTAAGTTTTCAAATCGACACCGATTGGAAATTGGGATTTACGGGAAGAAACGGAAGAGGCAAGACAACATTTTTAAATTTATTGCTCGGTAAATATGAATACAGCGGAATGATTTCGGCTAATGTCCAATTTGAATATTTCCCTTTTCATGTCGAAAACAAGGAAAATAATACTCTTGATGTAATCAACGACATTGTTCCGGACTATCTTCACTGGAAATTAATTCGTGAACTCTCATTGCTAAAGGTTTCTGAGGATGTGTTATATCGGCCCTTTGATTCATTGTCGAACGGAGAGCAAACGAAAGTGTTGTTGGCTGCATTATTTCTTAAGGAAAATCGTTTTCTGTTAATTGATGAACCCACTAATCATCTCGACATAAATGCAAGAAGACTTGTCAGTGATTATCTGGATGCCAAGAGCGGATTTATTCTGGTGTCCCACGACAGATCATTTCTTGATAACTGCGTCGATCACATCCTTTCAATCAATAAGACCAATGTAGACATTCAAAAAGGTAATTTCTCCGATTGGTGGGAAAATAAACAGAGACAAGATAACTACGAGCTTGCAGCGAACGATAAGCTAAGAAAGGATATTAAACGCTTATCCGATTCTTCCAAACGAACGGGCAACTGGTCGCACGAAGTCGAAAAAACGAAAAACGGTACCAGAAATTCCGGTTCCAAGGTGGATAAAGGGTATATTGGTCACAAGGCTACAAAAATGATGAAACGCTCTAAAGCTATGGAGCAAAGACAGCAATCTGCGATTGAGGAAAGGTCAAAGCTCCTTAAAAATGTTGAAAGCTCCGACAGCTTGAAGATTTCACAACTTGCTTATCATAAAAGCCAACTTGCTGAACTTGAAAATGTTTCGATTTACTACGGTGAGAAAAAAGTTTGCGCAAATATCAGTTTTACTATTGAGCAAGGGGAGCGAATTGCGCTATCAGGTAAAAACGGCTCCGGAAAATCAAGCATTATCAAACTAATTTGCGGTGAGAATATCAACTATACCGGCACTTTCAGAAAGGGAAGTCAGCTTAAAATATCCTATGTTTCACAGGACACCTCGCATTTACAGGGCAATTTATCGGACTTCGCCAGAATCAATGGAATTGATGAAAGCCTCTTTAAATCTATTCTAAGGAAATTTGATTTTTCCAGAGTACAATTTGACAAGGATATTTCAGCTTTTAGCGGCGGCCAAAAGAAGAAGGTGCTGATTGCAAAAAGTCTTCGTGAGAAGGTTCACTTGCTTATTTGGGATGAACCGCTTAATTTTATTGATATTTTTTCCCGGATGCAGATTGAAGAGTTACTGCTTGAATACTCACCAACCATTCTTTTTGTGGAGCATGACAGTGAATTTTGCAAGAATATTGCCACAAAGATTATAGAACTCTGA
- a CDS encoding cell wall-binding repeat-containing protein has translation MKKGLAVVSITLVLSAVLAGCQIGNKASEPAAEDTNKSSVAIPWVGTKNTTRINTSDPVEAAVLVSRTLWTAVSDGNRPASVVLTDVSNWQIAAVSTDLIHHPSNGPVLFFEKDKVPEATLDELKRLKPIGAESNDNIQIVIVGPVSASVEEQLKGLDMKTDKIEGEEPAAIAQAIDTYYAKVAGELPQAVVVGSMDSPEYTLPAVNWIAHMPEPLLYVAKDEIPAPTVEALKERGGNAVIYLLGPESAVSSNVENELKSYGTVTRISGDDPYANSIAFAQFKDKSTQFGWGITTPGHNLSFLTQDSTMLAIAAAPFSHLGKHAPLIFTNKDGMPDSVMEYTMTLQPKFQNSPAEGPYNHAWITGDTSTISNAAQSEIDDMLEISPASGGNPHTGH, from the coding sequence ATGAAAAAGGGTTTAGCGGTTGTTAGTATCACTTTAGTTTTAAGCGCAGTCTTGGCCGGCTGCCAGATCGGGAATAAAGCGTCTGAACCGGCGGCTGAAGACACCAATAAATCATCCGTTGCTATTCCTTGGGTGGGCACTAAAAATACAACACGGATTAACACATCCGATCCGGTTGAGGCGGCTGTTCTGGTCTCCCGGACCCTCTGGACAGCGGTATCCGACGGCAACAGACCGGCAAGCGTTGTGTTGACGGATGTAAGCAACTGGCAGATTGCAGCCGTGAGCACCGATTTGATTCACCATCCGAGCAATGGCCCAGTTCTTTTCTTCGAGAAGGACAAAGTCCCTGAAGCAACACTGGATGAATTAAAACGTTTGAAGCCGATTGGCGCTGAAAGCAATGACAATATCCAAATCGTGATTGTCGGTCCTGTCTCTGCAAGCGTCGAAGAACAGTTAAAAGGTCTGGATATGAAGACGGACAAGATTGAAGGAGAAGAACCGGCCGCCATAGCCCAAGCGATTGATACGTATTATGCCAAAGTTGCGGGCGAACTGCCGCAGGCCGTTGTGGTTGGATCGATGGACAGTCCGGAATATACGCTGCCTGCGGTGAACTGGATCGCCCATATGCCTGAACCTCTGCTTTATGTTGCGAAGGACGAAATTCCTGCACCGACTGTGGAGGCATTAAAGGAACGCGGAGGCAATGCGGTGATTTATCTTCTTGGACCAGAATCCGCTGTTTCTTCTAACGTGGAAAATGAACTGAAATCCTATGGAACGGTGACCCGCATTTCCGGTGATGATCCGTACGCAAACTCGATTGCCTTTGCTCAGTTTAAAGACAAGAGTACTCAGTTTGGCTGGGGAATCACCACGCCTGGACATAACCTGTCGTTCTTGACTCAGGATTCCACCATGCTTGCCATTGCGGCGGCTCCGTTCTCTCACTTGGGCAAACATGCCCCGTTGATTTTTACCAATAAAGACGGCATGCCGGATTCCGTAATGGAATACACAATGACTCTTCAACCGAAATTCCAGAATTCGCCGGCAGAAGGACCGTACAACCATGCTTGGATAACAGGCGATACGTCGACCATCTCGAACGCCGCGCAAAGTGAAATCGATGACATGCTGGAAATTTCGCCTGCTTCCGGCGGTAATCCGCACACAGGCCATTAA
- a CDS encoding Cof-type HAD-IIB family hydrolase, translating to MMIKLIVSDLDGTLLDHSRRISASDWTAVKQAFQEGYEFCIASGRMHSEIKILMEEFHGRYYTVSQNGATIYKKDKELVANYFFEPEVSSQILQFSSRHNHFVNFIHCTDDSFYLEKRTDATIPYESRILTSCSVRGDLVSALENGEIKSCKYSFFGDLDKLMLLNAELQNQFAGKIESFISERDCLDVMPLNVNKGVGLTFIMQELGLSPNEVACIGDSFNDVSMFALTNHSFAMRGSHADVKKKATNVINSVAEAIEQIVSYNRSLEVR from the coding sequence ATGATGATTAAGCTGATTGTTTCGGATTTGGACGGCACTTTATTGGATCATTCGCGCAGAATCAGCGCAAGCGATTGGACAGCGGTGAAACAAGCCTTTCAAGAAGGGTATGAATTCTGTATTGCATCAGGGAGGATGCACTCGGAAATCAAGATACTCATGGAAGAATTTCATGGCCGTTATTATACGGTCAGCCAGAATGGAGCAACCATTTACAAAAAGGATAAGGAACTTGTGGCTAACTATTTTTTCGAACCGGAAGTCTCATCACAAATCCTTCAATTTTCCTCCAGGCATAATCATTTTGTAAACTTTATTCACTGTACGGACGACTCCTTTTATTTAGAGAAGCGTACTGACGCAACCATTCCCTATGAGTCGCGGATTTTGACTTCCTGCTCGGTGCGCGGAGACTTAGTTTCAGCATTGGAGAACGGGGAAATCAAGAGCTGCAAGTATTCTTTTTTTGGCGATCTTGATAAGCTAATGCTTCTCAATGCCGAATTGCAAAATCAGTTCGCGGGCAAAATCGAATCCTTTATTTCTGAAAGAGACTGCCTGGATGTAATGCCGTTAAACGTTAACAAGGGAGTGGGATTAACATTCATCATGCAGGAGTTGGGACTCAGCCCGAATGAGGTGGCTTGTATTGGGGATTCTTTTAATGATGTATCCATGTTTGCCCTGACTAACCATAGCTTTGCGATGAGAGGCAGCCATGCTGATGTAAAAAAGAAAGCGACAAATGTAATTAATTCTGTAGCTGAAGCGATCGAACAGATCGTCTCCTATAACCGCTCACTTGAAGTAAGATGA
- a CDS encoding DeoR/GlpR family DNA-binding transcription regulator encodes MFQEERISAITDYLNQHQRIDIKEICQQFDVSRDTARRDLLKMEELGLILRTHGGAVLPPKKHKEVYEYKERLGRESSEKREIGLFAASLIKNGDCILMDASTTVQYAAENIASENIIVVTNSIDIADVLSRKNSVRTYLLGGELNRQHRFLYGQSTIDKLADYQVDKLFLGACGITSDGLTYPYEEDGVVKREMIKRAKQVVVLADHTKFDDPMFFKIAGLESIDLLITDRKPNKEMMEKLKEFQVELLIVSEEDNDD; translated from the coding sequence ATGTTTCAAGAAGAGCGGATCAGCGCCATTACCGATTATTTAAATCAACATCAACGAATTGATATCAAAGAAATTTGCCAACAGTTCGATGTATCCCGCGATACGGCGCGCCGTGATCTGTTAAAGATGGAAGAGCTTGGACTTATTCTCCGTACGCACGGCGGAGCCGTTTTACCCCCCAAAAAACATAAGGAGGTCTACGAGTATAAAGAACGCTTGGGCAGAGAATCCAGTGAAAAACGTGAAATTGGACTTTTCGCAGCTTCCCTCATCAAAAATGGAGATTGTATTCTAATGGATGCCTCCACCACCGTTCAGTACGCTGCGGAAAATATTGCATCCGAGAATATTATTGTCGTTACGAATTCGATTGATATCGCGGATGTGCTTTCCAGAAAAAATTCGGTCAGAACCTACCTGCTTGGAGGTGAGTTAAACCGCCAGCATCGTTTTCTGTATGGCCAATCCACAATCGATAAACTGGCTGATTACCAGGTTGATAAATTGTTTCTTGGCGCATGCGGAATTACTTCCGACGGTTTGACCTACCCGTATGAGGAGGACGGCGTAGTCAAGCGTGAAATGATTAAACGGGCCAAACAAGTTGTTGTATTGGCTGACCACACCAAGTTCGATGATCCTATGTTTTTTAAAATAGCAGGTTTGGAATCCATTGATCTATTAATCACAGACCGCAAGCCGAATAAGGAAATGATGGAGAAACTCAAAGAGTTCCAGGTTGAATTATTAATTGTCTCGGAGGAGGATAATGATGATTAA
- a CDS encoding protein adenylyltransferase SelO, producing the protein MTEKKAIIETGWNFDNSYARLPELFFTRQDPNPVRLPKLVILNEPLAASLGLNVQALQSDNSVAVFAGNRIPEGAVPLAQAYAGHQFGHFTMLGDGRALLLGEQITPRSDRFDIQLKGSGRTPYSRRGDGRAALGPMLREYIISEAMHALGIATTRSLAVVTTGESIVRETMLPGAILTRVAASHLRVGTFQYASKWGTAEDLKALADYTLQRHFPEVEADENRYLVLLKEVIKRQAELIAKWQLVGFIHGVMNTDNMALSGETIDYGPCAFMDPYDPATVFSSIDIHGRYAYGNQPHIAAWNLARFAETLLPLLHDKEAEAVKLAEAAISDFSEWFHRNWLAGMRAKLGIFNEEPEDESLIEDLLRMMQKERADYTNTFRALTFDKPEDTVLYGNAEFVQWHDMWQKRLGRQEEPKASSHQLMRSSNPAVIPRNHRVEEALEAAVNQGDYSVMDRLLDVLSSPYAHSPEQSDYSTIPAQTTCPYRTFCGT; encoded by the coding sequence ATGACTGAGAAAAAAGCAATCATAGAAACAGGATGGAACTTCGACAACAGTTATGCCCGTCTGCCGGAATTATTTTTCACCAGACAAGACCCAAACCCTGTACGCTTGCCGAAGTTGGTTATTCTGAATGAACCGTTGGCAGCATCCTTGGGGTTAAACGTTCAAGCGCTGCAAAGCGATAACAGCGTAGCGGTGTTTGCCGGCAACCGGATTCCCGAAGGCGCCGTGCCTCTTGCTCAAGCTTACGCAGGCCATCAATTCGGGCATTTTACCATGTTAGGGGACGGCCGGGCTCTGCTGCTTGGAGAACAGATCACTCCCCGAAGCGACCGGTTTGATATTCAGCTTAAAGGTTCAGGTAGAACGCCATACTCCCGCCGTGGCGATGGCCGGGCGGCCCTCGGACCGATGCTGCGCGAATACATTATCAGCGAAGCGATGCATGCGCTTGGCATTGCGACCACCCGGAGTTTAGCCGTGGTGACAACCGGTGAGTCAATAGTCCGCGAAACCATGCTTCCCGGTGCAATCCTGACCCGCGTGGCTGCCAGCCATCTGCGCGTCGGCACCTTTCAATACGCTTCGAAATGGGGCACTGCAGAGGACCTTAAGGCCCTGGCTGATTACACGCTGCAAAGACATTTTCCGGAAGTTGAGGCTGATGAGAACCGCTATCTGGTCCTGCTTAAGGAAGTCATCAAGCGCCAGGCCGAGCTGATTGCCAAATGGCAGCTTGTTGGCTTTATTCACGGGGTGATGAACACCGACAACATGGCCCTCAGCGGGGAAACTATTGATTACGGTCCCTGCGCCTTCATGGATCCCTATGACCCGGCTACGGTATTCAGTTCCATCGACATTCACGGTCGTTATGCGTATGGCAATCAGCCGCATATTGCAGCGTGGAATCTCGCGAGATTTGCTGAAACCCTTTTGCCGCTGCTGCATGACAAGGAAGCGGAGGCTGTGAAACTGGCCGAGGCTGCGATTTCAGATTTTTCCGAATGGTTTCACCGGAACTGGCTCGCGGGAATGAGGGCAAAACTGGGGATTTTTAACGAAGAGCCAGAGGATGAATCCCTGATTGAAGACCTCCTGCGCATGATGCAGAAGGAGCGCGCGGATTACACCAATACCTTCCGTGCGTTAACGTTTGATAAGCCGGAGGATACGGTTTTGTACGGCAACGCGGAATTTGTTCAGTGGCATGACATGTGGCAGAAGAGACTGGGCAGGCAGGAGGAACCCAAAGCCTCCTCGCATCAGTTGATGCGAAGCAGCAATCCCGCGGTAATCCCCCGCAACCATCGGGTCGAAGAGGCACTGGAGGCCGCGGTTAATCAAGGCGACTACAGCGTGATGGACCGGCTTCTTGATGTTCTTTCCAGTCCCTACGCACATTCCCCCGAACAGTCTGATTACTCCACAATCCCCGCGCAAACTACATGTCCTTACCGGACATTTTGCGGAACCTGA